One Ranitomeya imitator isolate aRanImi1 chromosome 1, aRanImi1.pri, whole genome shotgun sequence DNA window includes the following coding sequences:
- the GPR150 gene encoding probable G-protein coupled receptor 150 has product MDELFLYGSFSQNKNQSLVGSNALSTHSLLNSSSSDQNKVMEAPRYNRQLRIITMTIIFTLALVGNCAVLYKIYRGKDKKRKINFLITHLALADLYVSVMTLFSQIVWELLEDEWLAGDVSCRIFKVFQVSGLIASSNIIAIVALERHHVIMNPLSSPLPTRFIVPLGWFLALLLSVPQAFVFRAVCTEEGSRCHNIFGQLPRWHFQVYIIYSSVTVFFFPFCILAVAYIRILWILWKGKLSKIPKNSNGGLELQFTKKPLKLIATNSCIPKAKIKTLKMTLVIIILFIVCGLPYFIVEMKVAFGTITGLDEKVMAVLGIFIVTNSAVNPYVYLFFKTNNVFLRKLEQNVCFSCCLQEHKEITFQRELFPSFKSSQKKEASSTTTSEVQTSSVLRRSVSFLHSVAPLNKELSAPSETCM; this is encoded by the coding sequence ATGGATGAATTATTCCTCTATGGGAGCTTTTCCCAAAACAAAAACCAGTCTCTGGTTGGCAGTAATGCGCTCTCAACTCATTCACTTCTGAACAGCTCTTCATCGGACCAGAACAAAGTCATGGAAGCCCCTCGTTACAACAGGCAGCTGCGGATCATCACTATGACCATCATCTTTACACTGGCACTGGTGGGGAACTGTGCAGTGTTGTACAAGATCTACCGCGGCAAAGACAAAAAGAGGAAAATTAACTTTTTAATCACCCACTTGGCATTAGCTGACTTGTATGTGTCAGTTATGACTCTCTTCTCTCAGATTGTGTGGGAGCTGCTGGAGGACGAGTGGTTAGCTGGTGATGTCTCTTGCCGGATTTTCAAAGTATTTCAAGTTTCTGGACTCATTGCATCCTCAAATATAATCGCCATAGTTGCCCTGGAGAGGCATCATGTCATTATGAACCCTTTAAGCAGCCCTTTGCCTACCAGGTTCATCGTACCTTTGGGCTGGTTCTTAGCACTTCTTCTCTCCGTGCCACAAGCATTTGTCTTCAGAGCAGTCTGTACAGAAGAGGGTAGCAGGTGTCACAACATTTTTGGGCAGCTACCTAGGTGGCATTTCCAGGTCTATATTATATACAGCTCAGTTACAGTTTTTTTCTTTCCCTTCTGTATCTTGGCTGTAGCATACATTCGCAtactctggatcctctggaagggaaaGCTGTCCAAAATACCTAAAAACTCTAATGGAGGTCTGGAGCTTCAGTTCACGAAGAAACCCTTAAAACTGATTGCTACCAATAGTTGCATTCCAAAAGCTAAGATTAAGACATTGAAAATGACACTGGTAATTATTATCTTATTCATTGTGTGTGGGCTTCCCTACTTTATTGTAGAGATGAAAGTGGCATTTGGCACCATCACTGGTTTGGATGAAAAAGTGATGGCAGTGCTGGGTATTTTTATTGTGACTAATAGTGCCGTTAACCCTTATGTATATCTCTTCTTTAAAACCAACAATGTTTTTCTCCGTAAACTAGAGCAGAATGTGTGTTTTTCCTGTTGCCTCCAAGAGCACAAAGAGATCACCTTCCAGAGGGAACTCTTCCCATCCTTCAAATCTTCACAAAAAAAAGAGGCATCCAGCACCACCACCTCCGAAGTACAGACATCTTCTGTCCTACGCCGATCAGTCTCTTTCTTGCATTCTGTTGCTCCTTTAAACAAAGAGCTTAGTGCTCCATCTGAGACTTGTATGTGA